A region from the Clavibacter sp. A6099 genome encodes:
- the hxlA gene encoding 3-hexulose-6-phosphate synthase gives MKLQVAMDVLTTKDALELAGKAAPHVDIIELGTPLIKAEGLSAITAIKEAHPDKIVFADLKTMDAGELEADIAFSAGADLVTVLGVAGDSTIAGAVKAAKKHGKGIVVDLIGVPDKAKRAKEVTELGAEFVEMHAGLDEQAEDGYTFGDLLEAGKASGVAFSVAGGVKPGTIGDVQDAGAVVAVAGGAIYSADDPAAAAAELRAAIR, from the coding sequence ATGAAGCTCCAGGTAGCCATGGACGTGCTCACGACGAAGGACGCGCTCGAGCTGGCCGGCAAGGCCGCGCCGCACGTCGACATCATCGAGCTGGGCACCCCGCTCATCAAGGCCGAGGGCCTCTCCGCGATCACCGCGATCAAGGAGGCGCACCCCGACAAGATCGTCTTCGCCGACCTCAAGACGATGGACGCCGGCGAGCTCGAGGCCGACATCGCGTTCTCCGCGGGCGCCGACCTCGTCACCGTCCTGGGCGTCGCGGGCGACAGCACCATCGCGGGCGCCGTGAAGGCCGCCAAGAAGCACGGCAAGGGCATCGTCGTCGACCTCATCGGCGTCCCGGACAAGGCGAAGCGCGCGAAGGAGGTCACCGAGCTCGGTGCCGAGTTCGTGGAGATGCACGCGGGCCTCGACGAGCAGGCGGAGGACGGCTACACGTTCGGCGACCTGCTCGAGGCCGGCAAGGCATCCGGCGTGGCGTTCTCCGTCGCGGGCGGCGTGAAGCCCGGCACCATCGGCGACGTGCAGGACGCGGGCGCCGTGGTCGCCGTCGCCGGCGGCGCGATCTACTCGGCCGACGACCCGGCCGCGGCCGCCGCCGAGCTGCGGGCCGCGATCCGCTGA
- the hxlB gene encoding 6-phospho-3-hexuloisomerase — translation MTNTTHPRPSGDSPVDVAAALTLISDENARVARALTDPDLAERLDEAAHVIRDGRRVFALGAGRSGLALRMTAMRFMHLGLDAHVVGEATSPAIEEGDVLLVASGSGTTAGIVSAAQTAHDVGARIVALTTADDSPLADVADVTVLIPAAAKQDHGGTVSAQYAGGLFELSVALVGDAVFHALWQASGLTADELWPRHANLE, via the coding sequence GTGACGAACACGACGCATCCCCGCCCGTCCGGCGACTCCCCCGTCGACGTGGCCGCCGCCCTGACGCTGATCTCCGACGAGAACGCCCGCGTCGCCCGCGCGCTCACCGACCCGGACCTCGCCGAGCGCCTCGACGAGGCCGCCCACGTGATCCGCGACGGCCGCCGCGTCTTCGCGCTCGGCGCCGGCCGCTCGGGCCTCGCGCTCCGCATGACCGCCATGCGGTTCATGCACCTCGGGCTCGACGCACACGTGGTCGGCGAGGCCACGTCGCCGGCGATCGAGGAGGGCGACGTCCTCCTCGTCGCGAGCGGATCCGGCACCACGGCCGGCATCGTCAGCGCCGCGCAGACCGCGCACGACGTCGGCGCCCGGATCGTCGCGCTCACCACGGCAGACGACTCGCCGCTCGCCGACGTCGCGGACGTGACCGTGCTGATCCCCGCGGCCGCCAAGCAGGACCACGGCGGCACGGTCTCGGCGCAGTACGCGGGCGGGCTGTTCGAGCTGAGCGTCGCGCTCGTCGGCGACGCCGTGTTCCACGCGCTGTGGCAGGCGTCCGGCCTCACGGCCGACGAGCTGTGGCCGCGTCACGCCAACCTCGAGTGA
- a CDS encoding LuxR C-terminal-related transcriptional regulator codes for MPSRTHPADPSARPAVASADAVALLDGLHDALAAPLQEVAESLSGLLQPVVAHRALVIFTEDCTGRPRKKAGEAEVVENVTIAELDRILASLADGSDGDAGSAWAVEHLVGGRPRTVAAWRADTGALLVLVDPVAAHDDVPAARELVRALWRSVAHGIRQQVAAAPPAYLAEARAVSSERARVVSELGDAHATTLESLLAVLRSSRTGDAAARQTAADLATNAMVELRAASDRDRSLGEEPVARAFARLRDDLRPLVRFRDLDVQFVEPPVDGRALPGEVAHAGRAIVRGAVLALVEQPDVTRVRIQWDCDGSNLLVGIRDDGAGATTADLDALRRLTDRVAALDGALDVTATPGWGSEIAVRLPLDAPAAGLDAAGEAGLSAREREVLALVAGGSRNRAIATSLGISENTVKFHVANLLRKMGASTRAELAGLVRG; via the coding sequence ATGCCGTCCCGGACCCACCCCGCAGATCCCTCCGCCCGCCCTGCCGTCGCGTCAGCGGACGCCGTCGCGCTCCTCGACGGGCTGCACGACGCGCTCGCCGCCCCGCTGCAGGAGGTGGCCGAGTCGCTGTCCGGGCTGCTGCAGCCGGTGGTCGCGCACCGCGCCCTCGTGATCTTCACCGAGGACTGCACCGGCCGCCCCCGCAAGAAGGCGGGCGAGGCGGAGGTGGTGGAGAACGTGACCATCGCCGAGCTCGACCGGATCCTCGCGAGCCTGGCGGACGGGTCCGACGGCGACGCCGGCTCCGCCTGGGCCGTCGAGCACCTCGTCGGCGGCCGGCCGCGCACGGTCGCCGCCTGGCGCGCCGACACGGGCGCGCTCCTCGTGCTGGTGGATCCCGTGGCCGCGCACGACGACGTCCCCGCCGCCCGCGAGCTCGTCCGCGCTCTGTGGCGCAGCGTCGCCCACGGGATCCGGCAGCAGGTCGCCGCCGCGCCGCCCGCGTACCTCGCCGAGGCGCGCGCCGTCTCCTCGGAGCGCGCCCGCGTCGTGTCCGAGCTGGGCGACGCGCACGCCACCACGCTCGAGTCGCTGCTCGCCGTGCTCCGCTCCTCGCGCACGGGCGACGCCGCCGCCCGGCAGACCGCGGCCGACCTCGCCACCAACGCCATGGTCGAGCTGCGCGCCGCGAGCGACCGCGACCGGTCGCTCGGCGAGGAGCCCGTCGCCCGCGCCTTCGCCCGGCTCCGCGACGACCTGCGGCCGCTCGTCCGCTTCCGCGACCTCGACGTGCAGTTCGTCGAGCCGCCGGTGGACGGGCGTGCGCTCCCGGGCGAGGTCGCGCACGCGGGCCGGGCGATCGTGCGCGGCGCCGTGCTCGCGCTCGTCGAGCAGCCGGATGTGACGCGGGTGCGGATCCAGTGGGACTGCGACGGCAGCAACCTCCTCGTCGGGATCCGCGACGACGGCGCGGGCGCGACCACCGCCGACCTCGACGCGCTCCGTCGCCTCACCGACCGCGTCGCCGCGCTCGACGGCGCGCTCGACGTGACGGCGACGCCCGGCTGGGGATCCGAGATCGCGGTGCGCCTGCCGCTCGACGCGCCCGCCGCCGGCCTCGACGCCGCGGGGGAGGCGGGGCTCAGCGCGCGGGAGCGGGAGGTGCTCGCGCTCGTGGCCGGCGGATCCCGCAACCGCGCCATCGCGACCTCGCTCGGGATCAGCGAGAACACGGTGAAGTTCCACGTCGCGAACCTGCTGCGGAAGATGGGCGCGTCCACCCGCGCGGAGCTCGCGGGGCTCGTGCGGGGCTGA